The Apis cerana isolate GH-2021 linkage group LG2, AcerK_1.0, whole genome shotgun sequence genomic sequence tatacatatatttaattttcgtataataaaaaatttatatttaataagtttaattatatattaatatataatttataataaatttaatatatttaaagagaaaatatatcataaaattattataagaaatgtgcataaaaattttaatattctacaatattatttatacgaattcgtttcgatatagaataaaatataattagttaaatctattaatttttatattattacataaaataagtaatttgtatagatattcatatattattttatacacaattctattttatacgaattgcaccgatatattattttatgttgattaaaatttatgatttaacatAATTGCAATGGATATAAtgcatatgtatttttatatatctacatatgtagattatataaaaaattcttcataattgaatttcattagcaataattataatatataaataaaagccattaataaatataatatagtcgaataaaaataaatttgttctaTAACTTCTATAAGAACTAaggttattataaattataatcattttaatttatttatatatttgttgattctttttatttgtcaattttaatttataatatattcagatataacgtatatattataaaaatttaaaatccattatgataaaatataacaaaaatattttatttgtttatatttcttaatacattaattaaatttcattaaaaattgaagtttttaaaataataaataacgcttttttttaaaattattcttattgttaaaaaataatcagtaaaattagatatatatacatatgtacttATGTATAAACAgatctattatattaacaatagagCAAATGGATACGCCCCTGAATGCACAATTGCGCGCGTGCTTAATCTTTGCGACTGTCATATTCTGTCAAGCCCGGTGAGCTTATGATCTTCAACCATGCTAAATCTAattgaaaaaacataaattttaaccattaaatatcatttggtGAAGTTCAaagttattacaaaaaaagtgGCTTGCAATCGTGATCAAACATGTATCGTATCTGTCCCGATCTCATAGCCGATACGGGTGTGTCTATACGCGTGTTCCAATACGTGACCAAGTATGTCAGTCAGTTGGTAAAAGTACGAGTTTGTTATAATCATAGCAAACATTAAGTTATCGgtaaacagaaattttttaacgatgtCAGCTAGCATCCTGCAGGATAAGAGTGTAGCCTTGAACGGCAAGAATGATGTACCGGTAGTCTCGCAACCTACTACTAGGTGTGGAGTTAGAGTTtacaaaattgttattttaggTGATGGTGGTGTTGGTAAATCaggtaatataatttatattgtcatttatttaaaaaagaaaaatatattatattgtatatatattacagaaatgattttttcagCGGTCACATTACAATTTGTCAGTCATAGTTTTCTTGATTATCATGATCCAACTAtaggtaataatttatttcatgtattgtaataataataaaaatgtttaaaaatatttatgaaattattttcttagtaCTTTTTAGTTTTTGGAGTAATATGCCATTTAATGTTCTTTATTATTGACAGAGGATTCATATCAACAACAAGCAGTTATTGATGGTGAAGCTGCacttttagatatattagatACAGCAGGACAGGTTAGAATCTTattgatttaagaaaaaaaatgatgattttataaaaaatcatattatatattatatattatttttaattatatattataattttatatatatatatatatatatatatatatattttatatataggtgGAATTTACAGCTATGCGTGACCAATACATGAGATGTGGAGAGGGTTTTATGATATGTTATTCTGTAACTGATAGACATAGTTTTCAGGAAGCTTtggaatatcgaaaattaataacacgTGTGAGAGCTAATGAAGATATACCATTAGTATTGGTTggcaataaatttgatttacaaCATCAACGAAAGGTAagttattagttttttatttagacaTTAGTTTTTATCTTAGCtagaattcattaatttttttagtgtGATAAACATTATAGGTAACTACAGAAGAAGGAAAAGCACTTGCTGAGCAACTTGGTTGTCCCTTTTATGAAACATCTGCAGCTCTTAGACAATTCATAGATGATgcattttattcattagtCAGACAAATTCGAGCTAAAGAGAGATCAAGAAATTCAGTACGTAAACATAGTCGTTGGTGGCGACTTCGTTCTATACTTGCCTTTATTTTTAGGAGAAAACAAAGGCATGTTaacaatcattattattctccTTAAATTgaactattttaataaatatctttttgatagcgtttatcttaaattaacaaaacatggcataaatagtttaaagttttacaaatacacaacgaacaaaattttttatgattcgtTTAGATTTCATAATAGTCTCTTAATCTAAAGATTGATTCTATAACATCTCACTGCCTTATCTTTAAccccattatattttcaaatgtagTAATGGAGACACGAAATATAGActgtaattcattatttttattataaatattattataaatattgcaataatatcttttaaatttaattatttttaatatttgaaaaaatataaaatgaaatataaataacaaaaatgatacaatattCTACAAAAAACTTTCAGTAAAactaataagtaataaattatctataattctGTCTccaatttcttcattattatttattagaaaaatttttaatattttttaaaaatgtgttattataaaaaacaataattaatttattacaattcatTATCTACCTTAAAAGTATTCTACTtttgttttcttaaattaatgtaattataataatcacttatttcatttgatttaaattctaattattaatttacaatttattcaatatgaccaaagaatttaatatttcatattaaaacaaaatgaaatattaaataaaaatcttgtaaatgcaaaatatactGTACATGTGAGATGAATGGAAAGCtttataatactaaataattgttgaattaatgaattagaatattaataaataaaatttatttatactaatttaaattttgcaaaaatagaaattatgaattattttataatgaattacattattacaaaGAGAGAGTATAcgaaagttataataatttgtaaagttTAAACatgttacatatttaaaatttgcataaagtttccaatcaaaaaatataaatatatttttatgtttaaaaattgaagaaataatactAACATGcatatgattataaatctataaattttatgtttataaattatcaatatttttaaaacggctcctaagaaatttttaaaattatacatttaatagattctatttttgtctcttaatatttattaatttttgaagtttttaatttgtgCAGCTTGAGAAtaggtgattttttttttagagtatGTATATCATAGAtcaattaagtaattaatagaatatatagtttatatagttGCCAGATAATAGAACAAAACTATAATGGCAAAAgtcataaaaaatgttattaaatgtaaGTTTATATACTAAATGTCTAGTCGTTACTTAATGTTTCCTAGTCAAGTTTTGCATTTTGTTATGTTAACATGCAATAATTTACAGTTCACAGATGcaattatgaattttgattACATACAGTTTAACgtgatcatttatatttatcatatcttcgaaatatttatacatgttggtattatatttgttacaacattttataaacagtttactaataaaaaaatctgaatattaatatttaatctattttaatagctaacataataattttgatttttattttatagtaataagTACAAAGTATTACTGTCAAAGctgataatcaattattaatatatcaataattttgtcCTACTATAGTagaaagtattaataaataaaaattaatacatagcgactcaaaatataaaatttatgtaatatatgaaaCATGTAAAATGTgtttaatcttcttttattatttttcataacaatAAAAAGAGATTGTATGTAAttctatgtaatatattatttctttttatatttaaacaaactaggtatatctatatacatatgaaaatgaaatttttaaaattaacaatgatgaaaaacaatttatatattcattcattgttcatacaatatattacaaataaattaaataaataaatattaattaaaaaatacaaaagaaacacATTTTACAgtgacaatataataaaataattaaatgaaatgtaagtttatgatgtattaacaaaaaaattttaaaaacgcaCACATATGCATGCTCACTTTAAAATTGagcaataaatttgatataattgaaataaagtaccgaagtaattaaaataatatatatgaattgtaattttaataaactaattggagatattaaaaaactataattgtaatctaaaatatataatcttactataataattgacattacataatataatttgcatagatattttcaatttttattttacacaaattaaataaatacaaaataggatattaaaaacatttattttatttatttacattcaatttgataaaaaaatttaataatttaatataaagaatgaacaaaataaaaaatttatatatataatattctataataatgtggaataaattaatatttatataatcttagaaatcttttcgtattttgttaaaaaatacatattttgttttttataattgcactATAAAagattgcaaattattttcaaatttctattattacttataaattaatgattataattatacaaaagatTCAAAACATTTcttgttttgaaaatatttataatttaattatacttaataaatgatcgacatattttttatttattgcatgaaatattttttaattattcattatcagTCTCCATTAAGTCTTCCATTTGATGTATGTTGATCTCGCCCACTTTCTATTACATTGTTATCTGTTCCTCTATTTTCTGTTTTACTAAtttctatgtaaaaaaaattgcaataaaaataaagtaatttaaattttttattatttaaaaaacaaattgcatgtacatttattaaaaattgttatacttTATTgcatgataaatgataaaaaataagttataatgataatatttaatatgattaaattataataaatacttaccAGGATCTGGATTGTCATCCATGTCTCCATTTGAATCATTATTCTTTTGGATTTTTGAGCTTATCTGAACTGAAAAAAAGTCATATATACTATTactattctaatataaaataataaaaaacatttatgagAACTTGTAATAtccatatattctataaaatattatttgctaaataacattttaataatttttgcattagTGAACCCTCTCCAAttagtttatatatgtatatatgttatattatattataaatatatatattagttatttataatatatattaaatctaagtaataaattaaagtattttataatatattttaaataaataatgtaaaatgatataatttttattttttaatataataatgtaaatacgtagaataaaataaaatttaagatcaaatattatgaataatttctttctaataatttttaataatttgtattataaataaaaatgaatactaCAATGATAAtctatagtttttttattgttggtattcaatttaatatctttactttaaaatataacatatttctataatacatgaaaatttattttttcattcacatCTTAAATCATTCTACATATTAAGTAGATAAGCAGTGTAAGTATTTATTAGAAAGCCTTATCAGATTCATTTAAATGCCTAATGGTATAATAAATGcatcaaaaatacaatattttatgtacagAATTTCTGAATAAGTgctgttttatttttgtgatagatttcttttctcttgaGACAGAAGAAACGTATCACTACCTTTCGGCATTGTAACAGAGAAGCGAGGTTTTAGGCGCACAGCGCCAGGTGGATCTTTTGGAAGAATTGGAATTCCATGGTATTTCAAACCACGTTGACCAGCTAAAGATATTCTTACAGCTGATTCCGGAACAGGATCCAACTGAATCTTGTTAATTACTTCTCTTGTAGCTAAATTGGCAAAATgccaaaatatcataaaatactaagtcaattgataatatacagaaattaaacaaaatgaaaattgtattaatatttttattgattttatgaatgttaaaataattcaaagaattattattagaaaaactgCTTAAGGagatgtaaatgaaaaataattcttttgtaattttaaaaaagtatcaaaataaatcatttaaattatatacatttcaaattattttaattttattttatatgtgtattatatcaaacatataaaaacatcaaaatttaataaaatatataaaatacttacttTGTGGAATAAATGCAGCTTTTTTTTGAGTAGTTAGATTACatgtagatttaattttatcaaggtCATTTttcaactaaaaaaattttaatgattatatatatttataatttatttattaaggtataaaatttcaaaattgttaaatttataattaatattgtaccTGTTCTATTTCCTCttgtagttttttatttttttctcgtgttgaatttaattctatattaaaattatttttttcctgtcTTGTTTCCAAAGTAGCagttttactaatatttaacTTCAATAAATCTAAATCATTTTTGTATCTATTAACAGAATCTtccaatttatcatttttttcctttaaatctGCTTGTTGTTCCAAACGTACATGAAGTGATGCTACCTCATCTTCTGCATGCTTATATCTTTGTTCTAAATTTCCACGTAATGTAACACATTGATCTCTTTCTTCAGcactaaaacataatattgatatgaatattatgtTTTCATACCACCATGATATATACATAGTATAACCAccataatatatacatgtaatgtATTAGGTTTCtgtcaattattaaatcagtttttaagaatttcaaaCTTCAAGATGTAGAAATTATCACAAATTATATAGCGtgactatattttttataaataagtcacttttaaaaatagtgaCGAATGatgtgataatataaaatatgtaataaactgatacatataaatataaaattatcttaattatcttataacaATACCTAATTTTAAGTTGTTCATTCAACTCGTCAATCTGTCTAactaattcgatattttcagaAGATAAAGTCCACCAGTTGCAAATGAGCATTAAACAAGCAACGAGAAGTCCTCCAACGAGGAGAGGAGGACATCGGCCTCCTCCGACTCTCATACTGTCAATTCCCAttccttatttattatattttatttaacagatATACATGTGCGTTGAAAATTTGCACgtgcataaaaaattaattctcacTATATATCAATCGTATTTTAGAGatgaaaaaatagatagcCTTATCAAGTGTCACAATTCATTACTTACAATTAATTCaaagcaattaaaataatagcacgttttgaactttttattttgataagactttttttttaaattttcataaaattttcgtaaaagcAAATACACTTAATGTGTTGTGGGCGTATCTAGTATACACTACCGGTATTGACAATGGTATGTATGCATTttatcacaaaaaatattagatcaaattatattttaatctgtcGTGATTTTTAACACATATCGAACAACTTCGTTTATTTGTTAGCAATCATAACATGAcatcaatattaaaacgatttaaaatcaattcggtatatattcattatactgAAATAAATGGTAACTGAACAACTGGTGACGGCTAACTATGcaatcacaaatatatatcatatgcatacatatatatatatacatatatatatatatatatttgtaagcgctcgtatttttcatacatatttattaataactaaaaattcttatctaaatacatatgtatatataatgataataaatgaaatcgaatttcgatctttatattttatatctatatatttctattacaaacttatatataaatatatacatatattttttatatttaatatattttatgtatttttatatttttattttaaataaaattaaaattatatcttaaatacaCAATAACAAACATAGATAAGATAAAGATCAATGcgataaagtataaaaatagaataaaaattatatcagcgccatcttcggaataaatgaaataaaaaaaaatcgagatatattaaaaattgatgttatctatttttttttttttaatatcaaattagtaTCAGATAATTATAAGgattttgaaagataatttatttgttttttaatgtaattctttgtaaatttttattttccacttttttaaatatttgcatttttgaattcttaataaacatatatttaactgATTAACTCTTTGTCTGATAGATggcattcttattttattcttaataaaagtaactttaagaacaatatatatcgaattgttagattttcaatgtaatattcttatagtcatatttcaaaatacaacaaatataaataaaaaaagcaaataatgaaaaaagataaataagctaaaaattaaaaaatcagtaGTACTTTTTAAAGtactaaaaaatgaaagaagagaaataaagaatgcgaataatgaaaaaaaaatagaaataaaataaaaattaagaattagtACTATCTCCCGAaataagatatctttttaaaggtagaataagatagaataaaaattaagtattagTGCCATCTCttgaatgttaaaatatctttttaaaaacaaaatatcagaGATAGATGGCtacaatattatacttttactcgcaataaaattaaacaataaatactttaaatatgttattagaaaaattatacaatattttatcacatctttcatatcattttgtcgatatatgatatatgatttaaaataaatcatcagattaatagaaaatattaatattatatattttaatattatcactattaggaatattaattttatgattcaatataatttttaatattatacttaaaattaaaaaattaaagaataattttatatatattttatagaaatatgtaaattatattatcattatctttgTACCAAAGACGCACAATTCGATAACTTATAAAaagtttgtattttaaatttataagaagataattatcaaaatcataatttttgagatatcaatatttacaattttacaaattttacagTTCAATTTGACTAATAAAATATGGTCTTATCATTATTAAGTTTATCTATTAGAAGTCaagtataacaaaaaaattttattctatgttcttattcaaatagaaaatttacacATTCGTGTTTCTatataaagtgaaatatatttttttcaaatataaaaaaattatatagaaaaacggttattaaaaaaatatattattttattatattttttataaggcaattacaatattatcgaACTTGATATACAATTTGTACATTTCCTACTTCTTCGAGTGCTTCAGCATCAATGTTGCGAATCGTTAAGAccagtaaattatatattattatttattagaggtagatatgtacataaataaatttatctaaatctaacattatatatatatatatatatatatatatatattactacaCACGATTATTATTGGTGTattattgattgatattttaatttattgtatatgcTTTTAAATGTTGTACTGcactttaaaattacattctatattttctgttGGTATATTTGTACTTAGTAGTTTAGGATTTAGAATTTAtgcaatataatgaaataaaaatgaacagCACCTTACATTCGATATCACAGCTTAAtacatgttatattatttttaataattttatattattggtaTCGCATTTTTTTggtattttaaatctaaacacaatattgataatttttaatttctaattaatattttaaattttgaatattgatattttaagtttccaattattattatttcatattgcaTATCGACTTGCGATTTGCAACTTGCttgttttctaaattttacaatataattcatagtttacttcttttattatcatttttttttatgttgaatatatttctatcatatACATGTAAAGTGCATCTTGAACTATAGTCTTTAATTATGTTCAATTCTGATAATAAATTCgcgttatttttctaatttcgtgtttgttttttttgtttgtttcatAACATTAAATACATTCCACAAGtatcatcaaattattaaaatgtcaatattttcaatatatacatttaaatatttgaatatctgggaatgtatattatttggaaatatacgctatttttctttcgtagaTGCTGTTGCAGTTGTTTGTTCTCTTTGATAcctaaaaaaaacataatttaatcaaatatatgaaatataataaaaaaataaattagttaaattttttgaaataatataatttttacacatatataatttatttatttcaaaacaaaaaaattcatacattatacattcatacatattcacaataaatataatatattaatatattaaaaaattattttttttcatgatttctTATTGTTTCGATATCATATGATAGGatacaatttaaaacaatattattgtataatatttaaaaagtggaCTTACATTATTCCTCGACTAACTTGATACAAAGCTGTTAGCGCGACGAAAAGATTTACGCTAAAAAGACTCCAATTTTTTGGAGTGATCGCTAAAGAATATCTGGTCCAAATTAAGCCAGTAATACCTAAGGCAGTTGATTGACTAATGGAAATTTGACTTGCTGGCCTCTGCAAATCACCGAGGCCAGCTATTACAAGTCCCTGTAATTTGTAAACTTCGaagtattaaaatagatttaagttataaaaaaaataacaaatgaaattatgaataatcaaGCAAATGCAAGATGTATTCAgacaatttactttaaaaagttGACCTATATTTAGCTAGATTAACTGCAATTTGTAATAAGATGTATGCGCACGATacttcagaaatttttttatatataaaatttaggattttttaaattataaatatttgacatttacacgaaataattttttttcattcctttttagaaaatatattgatgatatattattgattttatatgccATTATGGAAATACAGAATCATTAAATACGAAAtacgaaatacgaaataattaaaggtGATCATAgtgatatatatcattttttttataatatatattaatgaaaatataaaaattaaatcaaatctaTGTAGATATGTTGTAgtcaacaaataatttttaaatttgtaaattcaatGATAGAACTGCatgcattaattattttaaaataatacgttaaaatatattaaatataattaaacatattgaataataatgtttaacgAGATTAAAACTTCAAAGTTACTGACCCATTTAAAAGCTGGTGCCCAGAAGAATATAGTCTGCGGACCTGAAAGGGAGAAATACGTCGATACTACTGttacatatttcttataatagttgcaatattatattatcaatagaaaatttaaaaaaggaatagaataaaagtaattcgtaatataacgataatgattataattacatgTTTTCGAATTTATGTGAATCATGTTTcgtaatatatgcatattactCAATCATATTTCAACAAGTTTCAAATTCCAATTACAAAAACTTAATCTGCGATAATCTTTAAATCacttatttaatgatatcgatatattatttttaactttctttttacgatattgtaaaaatttataaaaaatataaaaaaaaatggataaaaatctAGCAATCTTAATATATAGAGCAGCGTGTCATAGTATGACAtgatttatatgttaataacgGTCAGGTCTatctaaatttacatttataaaatataagaaatatttaaaatttataaaatattacatgtaCTTTTTATCTGCCCAGTCAAATGTAAGCAATAGAATGACAGAAGCACATATGTTCTACGCACGTGTtactatttgaaaaatcatcgatAACTTACTAACCAGCTGGATGATTCCACAGTGGTTGAAATTTCTGAGGTACAAACTTGCCAATCGAgttcattgtatttttatatataaccgACATTTTGTTTTGTGTTCacactaaaaattattattaaaaattatttaaagaaaaaaaattaaaaaattaattatttgaagatCACAAAACGGATGAACATAAAAATGACAAGTAGTAAGACGATCCGTACACTGAGACTGAATATCGCGAAGTGCAACGATTGGTAGTTGCGCTGCTGGTATGAGTCGTCCACTTTCCTCACCCCGCTCACATTTCCGGGACCTAAAGTATTGTGATATACTTTGTATATGTTGTACGTTGTTATATTCGCATACTGTcgcaaataatttagaatctatcaaattttttttttgatcaattGATATGATATATAGTGACATACACTAGTGATGTAATAATTAACGTGCGATTATTAGTATGTAGAAGTacctttcaaaaattatcgattcgaatcgatactcaaatcataatatattatcataaaacatttttaactaCTTttgattatatctattaaagtaaaagtaatattacgatctataatttaaattaattcttcattttaaatcatatagtATCATttactttgttatttaattaaattcaatgagTGGTTATGTTTTCAATACGATTTCAATGACTGACTTATATATTTAGACATAAGATTACAAttgatcattataatattttaattatacttgtctcaataattattaatatattaatttattattgctaattattgataataactattagtaattattattattagtaatgaattattacttaagattattgaataaatatttttaaataaataattatcagttattaaaaaaaaattgtatgtatattttggcattttaaaatgtaaaatttgaattaacaataaaaaaaaaattttaacctacaataatataattaatcttcgaattttacaaacaatttcttattaaaacataACATAGTAATCGACATTGGCCTagagtataaaattaa encodes the following:
- the LOC107996902 gene encoding uncharacterized protein LOC107996902, with amino-acid sequence MSVIYKNTMNSIGKFVPQKFQPLWNHPAGPQTIFFWAPAFKWGLVIAGLGDLQRPASQISISQSTALGITGLIWTRYSLAITPKNWSLFSVNLFVALTALYQVSRGIMYQREQTTATASTKEK
- the LOC107996806 gene encoding uncharacterized protein LOC107996806 isoform X1, which codes for MGIDSMRVGGGRCPPLLVGGLLVACLMLICNWWTLSSENIELVRQIDELNEQLKISAEERDQCVTLRGNLEQRYKHAEDEVASLHVRLEQQADLKEKNDKLEDSVNRYKNDLDLLKLNISKTATLETRQEKNNFNIELNSTREKNKKLQEEIEQLKNDLDKIKSTCNLTTQKKAAFIPQTTREVINKIQLDPVPESAVRISLAGQRGLKYHGIPILPKDPPGAVRLKPRFSVTMPKVQISSKIQKNNDSNGDMDDNPDPEISKTENRGTDNNVIESGRDQHTSNGRLNGD
- the LOC107996807 gene encoding GTP-binding protein Rit2 isoform X2 codes for the protein MSASILQDKSVALNGKNDVPVVSQPTTRCGVRVYKIVILGDGGVGKSAVTLQFVSHSFLDYHDPTIEDSYQQQAVIDGEAALLDILDTAGQVEFTAMRDQYMRCGEGFMICYSVTDRHSFQEALEYRKLITRVRANEDIPLVLVGNKFDLQHQRKVTTEEGKALAEQLGCPFYETSAALRQFIDDAFYSLVRQIRAKERSRNSISFLLRQKKRITTFRHCNREARF
- the LOC107996807 gene encoding GTP-binding protein Rit2 isoform X1, translated to MSASILQDKSVALNGKNDVPVVSQPTTRCGVRVYKIVILGDGGVGKSAVTLQFVSHSFLDYHDPTIEDSYQQQAVIDGEAALLDILDTAGQVEFTAMRDQYMRCGEGFMICYSVTDRHSFQEALEYRKLITRVRANEDIPLVLVGNKFDLQHQRKVTTEEGKALAEQLGCPFYETSAALRQFIDDAFYSLVRQIRAKERSRNSVRKHSRWWRLRSILAFIFRRKQRHVNNHYYSP
- the LOC107996806 gene encoding Golgi membrane protein 1 isoform X2, which gives rise to MGIDSMRVGGGRCPPLLVGGLLVACLMLICNWWTLSSENIELVRQIDELNEQLKISAEERDQCVTLRGNLEQRYKHAEDEVASLHVRLEQQADLKEKNDKLEDSVNRYKNDLDLLKLNISKTATLETRQEKNNFNIELNSTREKNKKLQEEIEQLKNDLDKIKSTCNLTTQKKAAFIPQIQISSKIQKNNDSNGDMDDNPDPEISKTENRGTDNNVIESGRDQHTSNGRLNGD